One Eubacteriales bacterium mix99 genomic window carries:
- a CDS encoding exonuclease SbcCD subunit D, protein MRILHTSDWHLGRTLENISRLPEQQDFVDTLCRLVKEEKIDLVLIAGDIFDTYNPSAAAEELFYDAMERLNDSGKRAVIAIAGNHDNPERLCAASPLTYRNGIFLLGYPASDAGAYSSGNGEIRILRSGPGWLELRVPGCSCSAVVLTMPYPSESRLEQVLSDEAKEETLGRAYSDKIAGVFQKLSSHFRADTVNLVMAHLFMAGGKESESERTIQVGGAMTVHPSALPAHAHFAALGHLHRPQQIKAAPCPAYYSGSPLAYSFSESDYAKALYIVDAEPGEPADIRTVYPDCGKPLRRWRAKEGVEQAIRWCEEGRDPNAWVDLEIVTGRILTEEEQKRMRKLHPGIINIRPVFPSSAGQFVEPENRENKKIDELFRDYYRYRTGTEIREDLMTAFLNVLNEKEEDPGITETDGDMEKEIQEILSREEPGLQEAAAGAEETEEPVETSGSMETSGEKEPDSGVKTDEKADWSDRMEKNVPDSMKEERGNRHEANPAGD, encoded by the coding sequence ATGCGCATTCTGCATACGTCGGACTGGCATCTGGGAAGGACATTGGAAAATATCTCGCGGCTTCCTGAGCAGCAGGACTTTGTGGATACCCTTTGCCGTCTGGTAAAGGAGGAAAAGATCGATCTGGTGCTGATTGCAGGGGATATCTTTGATACCTATAATCCGTCCGCAGCAGCGGAAGAACTGTTTTACGATGCAATGGAGCGGCTGAACGACAGCGGGAAGCGGGCGGTGATCGCCATTGCCGGCAATCATGACAACCCGGAGCGTCTTTGCGCCGCCAGTCCCCTGACCTACCGAAACGGCATTTTCCTGCTGGGATATCCGGCCAGCGATGCCGGCGCGTATTCTTCCGGGAACGGAGAGATCCGGATTCTCCGGTCCGGTCCCGGGTGGCTGGAGCTGCGGGTGCCCGGCTGTTCCTGCTCTGCGGTGGTCCTTACCATGCCATATCCTTCCGAGTCCCGGCTGGAACAGGTATTGTCCGATGAAGCAAAGGAAGAAACCCTTGGCAGGGCCTACTCAGACAAGATTGCCGGCGTTTTTCAAAAGCTCAGCAGTCATTTCCGGGCCGATACGGTGAATCTGGTCATGGCGCACCTTTTTATGGCAGGCGGAAAGGAATCGGAATCGGAGCGCACCATTCAGGTCGGCGGAGCCATGACGGTTCATCCGTCAGCCTTGCCGGCTCATGCCCATTTTGCCGCGCTGGGGCATCTGCATCGTCCGCAGCAGATCAAGGCTGCTCCCTGTCCGGCCTATTATTCCGGTTCTCCGCTGGCCTACAGCTTTTCCGAATCGGATTATGCCAAAGCCCTCTATATTGTGGATGCGGAGCCCGGGGAACCTGCCGATATCCGTACGGTTTACCCGGATTGCGGCAAGCCTCTGCGCAGGTGGAGGGCTAAGGAAGGCGTGGAACAGGCAATACGCTGGTGTGAAGAGGGCCGCGATCCCAACGCCTGGGTCGATCTGGAGATTGTGACAGGTCGGATCCTGACGGAGGAGGAACAAAAGCGGATGAGGAAGCTGCATCCGGGGATCATCAACATCCGTCCCGTGTTTCCGTCGTCTGCCGGACAATTCGTGGAGCCGGAAAACCGGGAGAACAAAAAGATTGATGAATTGTTCCGGGATTATTACCGGTATCGGACCGGCACGGAGATCCGGGAGGATCTGATGACGGCTTTTCTGAATGTCCTGAACGAAAAGGAAGAGGATCCGGGGATTACGGAAACCGACGGCGATATGGAAAAGGAGATTCAGGAGATTTTGTCCAGGGAGGAGCCCGGACTTCAGGAGGCTGCTGCCGGAGCGGAGGAAACGGAAGAACCTGTGGAGACATCGGGATCCATGGAAACATCCGGAGAGAAGGAACCGGACAGCGGCGTAAAGACGGATGAAAAGGCGGACTGGTCGGACCGTATGGAAAAGAACGTGCCGGACTCCATGAAGGAGGAAAGGGGGAACAGACATGAGGCCAATCCGGCTGGAGATTGA
- a CDS encoding alpha/beta hydrolase family protein, with translation MAFLQCDFFSEVLGLSCSMNVILPQQTNNQIGMESRAAGKKHPTLYLLHGLSDDHTTWMRRTSIERYVASLGLAVVMPAVHRSFYTDMARGYRYWTFISEELPAICRSFFPLSDKREDNFVAGLSMGGYGAFKLALACPDQFAAGASLSGAVGTGVLEDSKRNPELENIFGDLDQIRGSENDLFHLAEQVSKSNGPKPKLFQCVGTEDFLHQDNIEFRKYVEGLGLDLTYEEGPGTHEWGYWNKMIQKVLAWLPLKGTGD, from the coding sequence ATGGCGTTTCTGCAATGTGACTTTTTTTCCGAGGTTCTTGGACTTTCCTGTTCCATGAACGTGATCCTGCCGCAGCAGACCAACAATCAGATCGGCATGGAGAGCCGGGCGGCCGGCAAAAAGCATCCCACTTTGTACTTGCTGCACGGACTGTCTGACGATCACACCACCTGGATGCGAAGGACTTCCATCGAACGATATGTCGCTTCTTTGGGGCTGGCTGTCGTGATGCCTGCCGTCCACCGGAGCTTTTACACCGATATGGCAAGGGGATATCGGTACTGGACCTTTATCAGCGAAGAGCTGCCGGCTATCTGCCGTTCTTTTTTTCCTCTGTCCGACAAGCGGGAGGACAATTTTGTCGCCGGACTTTCCATGGGCGGCTATGGTGCCTTTAAACTGGCTTTGGCCTGCCCGGATCAGTTTGCTGCCGGTGCCAGCCTGTCCGGTGCAGTGGGCACGGGCGTTCTGGAGGACTCAAAGCGCAATCCGGAGCTTGAAAATATTTTTGGTGATCTGGATCAGATCAGGGGCAGTGAGAATGATTTGTTCCATCTGGCAGAGCAGGTTTCCAAATCCAACGGTCCGAAGCCCAAACTGTTCCAGTGTGTCGGCACGGAGGATTTCCTGCATCAGGACAACATTGAGTTCAGGAAATATGTGGAGGGCCTTGGCCTGGATTTAACCTACGAGGAAGGCCCCGGGACTCATGAATGGGGGTATTGGAACAAAATGATACAGAAGGTGCTGGCCTGGCTTCCCCTGAAAGGCACGGGAGACTGA
- a CDS encoding phosphoglycerate mutase family protein translates to MKIHIIRHGDPDYRNDALTELGEEEAKKLSDYMRLLPVTRLFSSPMGRARKTAEYTSRALGMEVETLPWIHEAGAFMTRPQYTGLDVPVIAWNLPRHKIDELEHLGEDWVFSNWFSHPDAEDYLFNLQDGMNRFLRNYGIRKEQDAFYGTGHVSREEIAVFCHYGSGLTAISYLLGVSVPFLWRSVWLPPSSVTTVLAEEQQDNRINFRITGLGSSTHLFHREYVQNTSGLMYNTR, encoded by the coding sequence TTGAAGATTCATATTATTCGGCATGGTGATCCGGATTATAGAAACGATGCACTTACCGAACTGGGAGAAGAGGAAGCAAAAAAGCTTTCGGATTATATGCGTTTGCTTCCGGTCACCCGGCTCTTTTCTTCTCCCATGGGCCGGGCCAGGAAAACTGCAGAATATACTTCCAGGGCTCTTGGGATGGAAGTGGAGACCCTTCCCTGGATTCACGAGGCAGGCGCATTTATGACCAGACCGCAATATACGGGGCTGGATGTTCCGGTGATTGCCTGGAATCTGCCCAGACACAAGATAGATGAGCTGGAACATCTTGGGGAGGATTGGGTTTTCTCCAACTGGTTTTCCCATCCGGACGCGGAGGATTACCTCTTCAATCTGCAAGACGGCATGAACCGGTTTTTGCGGAACTATGGGATCCGAAAGGAACAGGATGCTTTTTATGGGACAGGCCATGTTTCCCGGGAGGAAATCGCTGTTTTCTGCCATTATGGTTCCGGATTGACGGCAATCTCCTATCTTTTGGGAGTTTCGGTTCCGTTTCTCTGGAGAAGTGTCTGGCTTCCGCCTTCCAGTGTCACGACGGTTCTGGCGGAAGAGCAGCAGGACAATCGGATCAATTTCCGGATTACCGGGCTGGGTTCCTCCACTCATTTGTTTCACAGGGAGTATGTTCAGAACACCAGCGGGCTGATGTACAATACCCGCTGA
- a CDS encoding sugar phosphate isomerase/epimerase: MNVSTSINVMFGQGPVASQMKRIYDAGFRHMDINFNDWVDQKTGNGYFPCSEEQWQDWVQSIRKFSKQYGVVLNQAHGPLFNIFAEGERGDHLREMCGPTLKAAAELGIPWVVYHAGTAEGDFSSPEHVRNLKAENHRFFDPLVNLAEKLGAGIAIENMSDKFSRNHRGVYCAHTGDLVDLVDSFGSKQVGICWDTGHANLQGVNQRKELNRLGSRLKVLHVQDSDGKTDQHTAPFYGNIDWDQLLAGLRDIGYAGELTFEAHMLIRKVPISCQNVALQLLYQLGCELKRRFDALPVA, from the coding sequence ATGAATGTATCCACATCCATAAATGTAATGTTCGGACAGGGTCCGGTGGCCTCACAGATGAAGCGTATATACGATGCAGGCTTTCGGCATATGGATATCAACTTTAACGACTGGGTGGATCAGAAGACCGGCAACGGTTATTTTCCCTGCTCCGAAGAGCAGTGGCAGGACTGGGTGCAGTCCATCCGGAAGTTTTCAAAACAATATGGTGTTGTACTCAATCAGGCACATGGTCCCCTGTTCAATATTTTTGCAGAGGGCGAACGCGGTGACCACCTGAGGGAAATGTGCGGACCAACATTGAAAGCCGCTGCGGAACTGGGGATTCCATGGGTTGTTTATCATGCAGGCACCGCAGAAGGGGATTTTTCGTCTCCGGAGCATGTGCGCAATCTGAAGGCAGAGAACCATCGCTTTTTTGATCCGCTGGTGAATTTGGCGGAAAAGCTTGGCGCAGGCATTGCCATTGAGAATATGTCTGATAAATTCAGCCGGAATCACAGAGGGGTTTACTGCGCCCATACCGGGGATCTTGTTGATTTGGTGGACAGTTTTGGCAGCAAACAGGTTGGCATCTGCTGGGATACCGGTCATGCCAATCTGCAGGGGGTCAATCAGCGCAAAGAGCTGAACAGGCTGGGCAGCCGGCTGAAAGTCCTGCATGTTCAGGACAGCGACGGGAAAACCGATCAGCATACCGCTCCCTTTTACGGAAACATCGACTGGGATCAGCTGCTGGCCGGGCTGCGGGATATCGGATATGCCGGGGAGCTGACCTTTGAAGCGCACATGTTGATTCGAAAGGTACCGATCAGCTGTCAGAATGTCGCACTTCAGCTGCTGTATCAACTGGGATGCGAACTGAAACGGCGCTTTGATGCCCTGCCGGTCGCATAA
- a CDS encoding CD3324 family protein, which produces MGYKNGRDVLPRELLRELQKYIQGELVYIPKEGTARAGWGENNGTRSELRKRNHEIYHRYTNGAKIEELVSRYHLSEDSIRKIIVKTSHEQTC; this is translated from the coding sequence TTGGGTTACAAAAACGGGAGGGATGTCCTTCCCCGTGAATTGCTCCGGGAACTGCAAAAGTATATACAGGGTGAGTTGGTCTATATACCGAAAGAAGGTACTGCCCGTGCCGGATGGGGAGAAAACAACGGCACACGGTCCGAATTAAGAAAAAGGAACCATGAAATATACCACCGGTATACCAACGGAGCAAAAATTGAAGAACTGGTCAGCCGATATCATCTGTCGGAAGACAGTATCCGTAAAATCATCGTCAAGACGTCCCATGAACAGACATGCTGA
- a CDS encoding ABC transporter ATP-binding protein — translation MSYPEEQEYTKGLDLGLWRQLLRYAKSYRKQLIAIAFIMILTGGIDVVFPLMTRYAIDHFIMPGKLEGMGRYAVLYGLLVVCQAGNTWILIRTAGKVENGLVYDIRKSGFERLQELSFSYYDKTPVGWIMARMTSDSQRLGETISWSLVDLTWGVTMMLGIVVVLLMLNWKLALITMSVVPFLALASAYFQKRILKGYRQVRKVNSRITGAFNEGILGARTTKTLVREERNLEEFEGLTGEMRGASIRVAIFSSIFYPIVSALGGIGTALALWIGGGMVIHSAISFGTLASFITYTIQFFEPIGNIARIFAELQSAQASAERVLSMINTPLEIEDRPDVLQTYGDAFHPIRENWEPIKGDVIFRNVSFSYQGGETVLENFNLQVKAGETIALVGETGSGKSTIVNLICRFYEPTKGEILIDGVDYRDRSQLWLQSNLGYVLQSPHLFSGTVKENIRYGRLEATDEEVREAARLVNANGFIEKLEKGYDTEVGEGGNRLSTGQKQLISFARAIVANPRLFVLDEATSSIDTETEQIIQKAIQNVLEGRTSFIIAHRLSTIRTADRILVVVDGKVTEEGNHRQLLAQNGYYYRLYTNQFMEEEGDRIINE, via the coding sequence ATGAGTTATCCGGAAGAGCAGGAATATACCAAGGGACTTGACCTGGGGCTGTGGAGACAGCTCCTCCGTTATGCAAAATCCTATCGAAAACAGTTGATTGCCATTGCCTTTATTATGATCCTGACCGGCGGAATTGATGTCGTGTTTCCTCTGATGACCCGGTATGCCATTGATCATTTCATCATGCCGGGGAAACTGGAGGGCATGGGGAGGTACGCGGTTCTTTACGGCCTGTTGGTTGTCTGCCAGGCAGGGAATACCTGGATATTGATCCGCACGGCAGGAAAAGTGGAAAACGGTCTGGTTTATGATATCCGCAAAAGCGGATTTGAAAGATTGCAGGAATTGTCATTTTCCTATTATGACAAGACTCCGGTGGGCTGGATTATGGCCAGGATGACATCGGACTCCCAGCGCCTGGGGGAAACCATATCCTGGAGCCTTGTGGATCTGACCTGGGGTGTGACCATGATGCTGGGAATCGTCGTGGTCCTGCTGATGCTGAACTGGAAGCTGGCATTGATCACAATGTCCGTTGTCCCGTTCCTGGCGCTGGCCAGTGCCTATTTTCAGAAGAGAATCCTGAAGGGATACCGACAGGTCCGAAAGGTGAACTCCCGGATCACCGGAGCATTCAACGAGGGAATCCTGGGTGCCAGGACAACCAAGACCCTGGTCCGGGAAGAGCGAAACCTGGAAGAATTTGAAGGCCTGACCGGGGAAATGCGGGGCGCTTCCATCCGGGTCGCGATTTTTTCCTCCATCTTTTATCCCATTGTATCAGCACTGGGTGGAATCGGAACGGCCCTGGCACTCTGGATCGGCGGCGGAATGGTGATCCATTCTGCCATCAGCTTCGGAACGCTTGCAAGTTTTATTACCTATACCATCCAGTTTTTTGAGCCCATCGGCAATATTGCCCGTATTTTTGCCGAGCTCCAGTCCGCCCAGGCATCGGCGGAGCGGGTCTTATCCATGATTAATACCCCGCTGGAAATCGAGGACCGTCCGGATGTGCTGCAAACCTACGGGGATGCGTTTCATCCGATTCGGGAGAACTGGGAGCCCATCAAAGGGGATGTGATATTTCGGAATGTCAGCTTTTCCTACCAGGGCGGCGAAACCGTACTGGAGAATTTCAATCTGCAGGTAAAGGCAGGGGAGACCATTGCGCTGGTGGGAGAGACCGGTTCGGGGAAAAGCACCATTGTAAACCTGATCTGCCGGTTCTATGAGCCCACGAAAGGTGAAATCCTGATAGACGGGGTGGATTACCGGGACCGGTCGCAGCTCTGGCTGCAGTCCAACCTGGGCTATGTGCTGCAGTCCCCGCATCTGTTCAGTGGAACCGTGAAGGAGAATATCCGTTACGGAAGACTGGAGGCAACGGACGAAGAAGTTCGGGAGGCGGCCCGGCTGGTCAACGCGAACGGTTTTATCGAAAAACTGGAAAAAGGATACGATACGGAAGTCGGGGAAGGGGGCAACCGGCTGTCCACCGGTCAGAAGCAGCTGATATCCTTTGCCCGGGCCATCGTGGCGAATCCCAGGCTGTTTGTGCTGGATGAAGCGACTTCTTCCATCGATACGGAGACGGAACAGATCATTCAGAAAGCGATTCAGAATGTGCTGGAAGGCAGGACCAGCTTCATCATTGCCCACAGGTTGTCCACTATCCGTACTGCCGACCGCATCCTGGTGGTTGTAGACGGGAAAGTGACGGAAGAAGGGAATCATCGGCAGCTGCTTGCCCAAAATGGCTATTACTATCGGCTGTATACCAATCAGTTCATGGAGGAAGAAGGAGACCGAATCATCAACGAATGA
- a CDS encoding ABC transporter ATP-binding protein encodes MKNMKLLMSFMKGSRLLYVGSILCVGISTFLSMISPLIVRFTVDSVIGKEPADLSARIAGLLRSIGGMDYLKRNMWICALVLLGINLINGLFVFFRGKWSARASESIAKSLRDRLYGHLQSLDYDYHVKAETGDLIQRCTSDMETIRRFLAVQLVDVGRALFMLVMAIAIMLSMNVRMTIVSLAVAPVLFLFSFIFFRMVQKAFLQADESEGRLSNTIQENLNGVRVVRAFGRQAYENEKFDQKNTEYRDLSFRVTNLMALYWSLSDLIAMLQIGIVVVMGVYYTATGSITLGTFLVFSSYVNMLLWPIRQMGRILTDMGKTLVSVGRIQEILDVPSESQDPGCGRPSIAGNIVFRNVSFEYEGGHPVLKDLSFEVKKGETVAILGPTGSGKSSLVHLLQRLYDYKGGSVTIGGVELRKIDRKWLRQKVGIVLQEPFLFSRTIKENIGIAKRNVSEMEIYEASRIASVHKVIEEFDDGYETFVGEKGVTLSGGQKQRVAIARTLIQDSDILIFDDSLSAVDTETDAAIRKELKKRSKDVTTFIISHRIATLSEADRILVLDDGRLIQSGTHEELIHQPGLYQRIWSIQNSLEKDLQDNSQLVG; translated from the coding sequence ATGAAAAACATGAAACTGCTGATGAGCTTTATGAAGGGGAGCCGTCTGCTGTATGTTGGATCCATTTTGTGTGTCGGGATATCCACCTTCCTCTCAATGATATCCCCGCTGATTGTTCGGTTTACCGTGGACTCCGTGATCGGAAAGGAACCAGCGGATCTGTCTGCCCGGATTGCCGGTCTTCTACGGTCCATCGGAGGCATGGACTATTTGAAACGCAATATGTGGATCTGCGCTTTGGTGCTGCTTGGCATCAATCTGATCAATGGCCTGTTTGTCTTTTTCAGGGGCAAATGGTCCGCCCGGGCTTCGGAGTCCATAGCGAAAAGTCTGCGGGACCGGCTGTACGGCCATTTGCAGAGCCTGGACTATGACTATCATGTCAAGGCGGAGACCGGGGATCTGATTCAGCGCTGCACCTCCGATATGGAGACCATCCGCCGTTTTCTGGCGGTGCAGCTGGTGGACGTGGGCCGTGCCCTGTTTATGCTGGTTATGGCGATTGCCATCATGCTTTCCATGAATGTACGCATGACCATTGTTTCCCTTGCCGTTGCTCCGGTTCTCTTTCTCTTTTCCTTCATCTTTTTCCGGATGGTTCAGAAAGCCTTTCTGCAGGCGGATGAATCCGAGGGAAGGTTGTCCAATACGATTCAGGAAAATCTGAACGGGGTGAGGGTCGTCCGGGCCTTTGGGCGTCAGGCCTATGAGAATGAAAAGTTTGATCAGAAAAATACGGAATACAGGGACTTGTCCTTTCGAGTTACGAATCTGATGGCCCTGTACTGGTCCCTGTCGGATCTGATTGCCATGCTGCAGATCGGCATTGTCGTTGTAATGGGCGTTTATTATACTGCGACAGGTTCCATTACACTGGGCACCTTTCTGGTGTTCAGTTCCTATGTGAATATGCTTCTCTGGCCCATACGCCAGATGGGCCGGATTTTGACCGACATGGGCAAAACCCTGGTGTCTGTGGGCCGGATCCAGGAGATCCTGGATGTTCCTTCAGAAAGTCAGGACCCGGGTTGCGGGAGGCCGTCCATTGCCGGGAATATCGTATTCCGGAATGTCAGTTTTGAATATGAAGGGGGACATCCGGTTCTGAAGGATCTTTCCTTTGAAGTGAAGAAAGGGGAAACGGTTGCCATTCTGGGCCCCACCGGTTCGGGGAAATCCTCCCTGGTTCATCTGCTGCAGAGGCTGTATGACTATAAAGGCGGATCCGTCACCATAGGCGGGGTGGAGCTGCGGAAGATTGACAGGAAGTGGCTGCGTCAGAAGGTGGGCATTGTTCTGCAGGAGCCGTTCCTGTTTTCCCGCACCATTAAGGAGAATATCGGCATTGCCAAGCGGAATGTCAGCGAAATGGAGATTTATGAAGCCAGCCGCATTGCTTCCGTTCATAAGGTGATCGAGGAATTTGACGACGGGTACGAAACCTTTGTGGGGGAAAAAGGCGTTACCCTGTCCGGCGGGCAGAAGCAGAGGGTGGCCATTGCAAGGACGTTGATCCAGGACAGCGATATCCTGATCTTTGACGATTCCCTCAGTGCGGTGGATACGGAGACCGACGCCGCGATCCGGAAGGAATTGAAGAAAAGAAGCAAGGATGTTACAACCTTTATCATATCCCACCGGATTGCAACCCTGTCTGAAGCAGACCGGATCCTGGTCCTGGACGACGGGCGGCTGATTCAGTCCGGCACCCATGAGGAATTAATTCATCAGCCCGGCCTGTATCAGCGGATCTGGTCCATACAGAACAGTCTGGAGAAGGATCTGCAGGACAACAGCCAGCTGGTTGGCTGA
- a CDS encoding cellulase family glycosylhydrolase, translating to MSEKICPSHAENSNVKGFLHTRGQKIVNGSGDRILLTGWGLGNWLLPEGYMWLAGDGNRFDRPRRIEAVIRELTGPDYAAAFWKQYRENYVTREDIAFMADLGYNSVRIPINWRILMEEGPGCIWKEDGFARIDRCLDWCEEFKLYAFLDLHGAPGGQTGANIDDSIDDIPRLFTDEDSRTKCLELWKEIARRYRDRWIVGGYDLLNEPLSPVHGREYALNPLAPALSVFYEELIAEIRKTDTRHMLSMEGSQWATDPSIFFKKYDGNMVIHFHRYACKPGMEALQPFLEYSERLDQPLWLGETGENTLEWYTAMYPLCSSLGIGFNLWPWKKMDCTNSPCSVNKPEGWDEIIQYTHGAKHPGTERTRKILDEFLQNIRISHCRWNPDVTNAVFRRPDCSVRATDFNLVPGKGISCSGFRTEGNLYHYQTRTGMAIVAAEKQPVPRRFAFDSGWDLLALEMRQGEFATYSINEVPEGCTVRVELLCREPAQICFTQDSKTVRTFTPEPAMQPQTLFACRLSEAKRSLVKIHVLSGSLRFFRLIFQKD from the coding sequence ATGAGTGAAAAGATTTGTCCTTCCCATGCAGAAAACTCCAATGTAAAAGGATTCCTGCACACCCGCGGGCAGAAAATTGTAAACGGATCCGGAGACAGGATCCTGCTGACCGGCTGGGGATTGGGAAACTGGTTATTGCCCGAAGGGTATATGTGGCTTGCGGGGGACGGAAACCGCTTTGACCGGCCAAGAAGAATCGAAGCCGTCATCCGGGAACTGACCGGTCCGGACTATGCAGCTGCTTTCTGGAAACAATACCGGGAAAATTATGTGACACGGGAAGATATCGCCTTCATGGCGGATCTTGGTTACAATTCGGTAAGAATTCCCATAAACTGGAGGATCCTGATGGAGGAAGGCCCGGGCTGTATCTGGAAGGAAGATGGTTTTGCGCGGATCGACCGCTGCCTGGATTGGTGTGAGGAATTCAAATTATACGCATTTCTGGACCTGCACGGCGCTCCGGGCGGCCAGACAGGCGCAAACATTGATGACTCCATTGACGATATTCCCCGGTTATTCACCGATGAGGACAGCAGAACCAAATGTCTGGAGCTTTGGAAAGAGATCGCCCGGCGTTACAGGGACCGGTGGATTGTAGGCGGTTATGACCTGCTCAATGAGCCCCTGTCGCCGGTCCATGGCAGGGAATATGCATTGAATCCGCTGGCGCCCGCCCTATCCGTATTCTACGAGGAACTGATTGCTGAAATCCGGAAAACAGATACCAGACATATGCTTTCCATGGAAGGTTCCCAATGGGCCACCGATCCATCCATATTCTTTAAGAAATACGACGGGAACATGGTGATCCATTTCCATCGGTATGCCTGTAAACCGGGCATGGAGGCCTTGCAGCCTTTTCTGGAGTATTCCGAACGGCTGGATCAGCCGCTATGGCTGGGAGAAACAGGGGAAAACACTCTGGAATGGTATACTGCTATGTATCCTCTGTGCAGCTCCCTGGGAATCGGTTTCAATCTCTGGCCATGGAAAAAAATGGACTGTACAAATTCCCCCTGCTCAGTGAACAAACCGGAAGGATGGGATGAAATCATTCAATATACGCATGGAGCAAAGCATCCCGGTACCGAACGGACAAGAAAGATACTGGACGAATTTCTGCAGAATATCCGTATTTCACACTGCAGGTGGAATCCCGATGTCACGAATGCTGTCTTTCGCCGGCCGGACTGCAGCGTACGCGCCACGGACTTTAACCTGGTGCCCGGAAAGGGTATTTCCTGCAGCGGTTTCCGAACTGAGGGCAATCTGTATCATTATCAGACAAGGACCGGGATGGCAATTGTTGCTGCAGAAAAGCAGCCCGTTCCGCGAAGATTTGCCTTCGACAGCGGATGGGATCTGCTGGCTCTGGAAATGCGGCAGGGAGAATTTGCAACGTATTCTATCAATGAAGTACCGGAAGGCTGCACCGTCCGTGTTGAGCTGTTATGCAGGGAACCTGCACAGATTTGCTTCACGCAGGACAGCAAAACGGTCCGGACGTTCACCCCGGAACCGGCCATGCAGCCGCAGACACTTTTTGCATGCAGACTTTCCGAAGCAAAAAGATCCCTTGTCAAAATTCATGTATTGAGCGGATCGCTCCGGTTCTTCCGACTGATTTTTCAAAAGGACTGA
- a CDS encoding pyridoxal phosphate-dependent aminotransferase has translation MSVIKKSSKLDNVLYDIRGPVMDEAKRMEDEGYHILKLNIGNPAPFGLNAPDEIIQDVISNVRNAQGYTDSKGIFPARKAVMQYCQHKNIENVSVNDIFIGNGASELIIMSMQALLDHGDEILVPAPDYPLWTASVNLAGGTAVHYLCDEESDWYPDIEDMKKKITPQTRGIVIINPNNPTGANYPESVLQEIVRLAVEHHLILFSDEIYDRILYDDEKHVSTASLIDDEVLCVTINGLSKSHRIAGFRAGWMVLSGDKSGASDYIEGINMLASMRLCSNALAQFTIQTALGGYQSIREFIVPGGRLREQRDIVYQMLNAIPGLSCVKPKGAFYAFPKVDTERFHITDDMQFIKDLLSEKKVLLVQGTGFNWPAPDHFRVVFLPAKEDLKMAIRRIGSFLEDYRQEDGGNPTE, from the coding sequence ATGTCAGTTATCAAAAAGTCATCAAAGCTGGACAATGTCCTGTATGACATCCGGGGTCCCGTTATGGATGAAGCCAAACGTATGGAAGATGAAGGCTACCATATTCTCAAGCTGAATATCGGCAACCCGGCCCCCTTTGGATTGAACGCCCCGGACGAAATCATTCAGGATGTGATTTCAAATGTACGGAATGCCCAGGGATATACCGATTCCAAAGGTATCTTCCCGGCACGCAAGGCCGTTATGCAGTACTGTCAGCATAAAAACATCGAAAATGTATCGGTAAATGATATCTTTATCGGAAACGGCGCCAGCGAGCTGATTATTATGTCCATGCAGGCCCTGCTGGACCATGGAGATGAAATTCTGGTGCCTGCGCCGGATTATCCGCTGTGGACCGCATCGGTCAATCTGGCCGGCGGGACTGCCGTCCATTATCTGTGCGACGAGGAATCCGACTGGTACCCCGATATTGAAGACATGAAAAAGAAAATCACTCCCCAGACCAGGGGCATCGTCATTATCAATCCCAACAACCCCACAGGAGCAAACTATCCTGAATCCGTCCTTCAGGAAATTGTGAGGCTGGCAGTGGAACATCACCTGATCCTGTTTTCGGATGAGATTTATGACCGGATTCTTTACGACGATGAGAAACATGTATCCACTGCATCCCTGATCGATGATGAGGTGCTTTGTGTAACCATCAACGGGCTGTCAAAATCCCACCGGATCGCCGGGTTCCGGGCCGGATGGATGGTTCTGAGCGGGGACAAGTCCGGCGCCTCGGATTACATTGAGGGCATCAATATGCTGGCATCCATGCGTCTTTGCAGCAACGCCCTGGCCCAGTTCACCATCCAGACGGCTCTCGGCGGCTATCAAAGCATCCGGGAATTTATTGTACCGGGAGGACGACTGAGAGAGCAGCGGGATATCGTTTATCAAATGCTGAACGCCATTCCCGGCCTGTCCTGCGTGAAACCAAAAGGCGCGTTTTATGCTTTTCCCAAAGTGGATACCGAAAGGTTTCATATAACGGACGATATGCAATTTATCAAGGATCTCCTGTCGGAGAAGAAAGTGCTTCTTGTTCAGGGAACCGGTTTCAACTGGCCGGCTCCGGATCATTTCCGGGTGGTTTTCCTGCCGGCAAAGGAAGACCTGAAAATGGCCATCCGGCGCATCGGCTCTTTCCTGGAAGACTACCGGCAGGAAGACGGAGGAAACCCTACAGAATAA